The Silene latifolia isolate original U9 population chromosome 4, ASM4854445v1, whole genome shotgun sequence region TTATTACATTGATTTTGTATTGTTGATAGTTGATATAATAAAGTTGGTAAATTTTTGTTGGTTAGTTTGTTGTTGTTAGACCATCTCCAAACTGTTTAAAACGATTTTATTGTTCAACTTGGTAAATTTTTGTGGGTCAAAATACATCAAAATTGAGTTTATTTTGTTAACAATTAGAAAATATAGCCTTTTTTCATATACTTTTATTTTTTCTTGTTTTAATTTAGTATATATTCATCATTTAATTTTGTTACTAACTTGttctttccttttctcatttttggTGAAAATGTCAGAGCAACACATTTTGGCAGAGAGAATGCAGATTGTAATTGTCCTTTTTGTGTCCAACAAATCAGAAAATGACACCTATTGGGTCATGGAAGAGGTCACAAAAATGAAGcagaggtcacaaattgacctttggTCACAAATTAACAATTTTGGTCACCAATTAAGTGGTTTAATTAAGTCCCTAATcatgaccaagcaaggtcatgaccaagcaattgaccttgcttggggatggtctaattgtcaatttgtcattaatCATTCTGTCACTTTCATACACTCAACGTATGCTATGCCGAGCTTGTTTACGTTTTAAGCATAGACACTCTCGTTTGCTCTAAATCCGAATTTCGACGAGCTCTAATTCCGTTGCAATAAACAAGTGCAAATCCTCAAATAAACGAAGCCCATCTCACAACCATGAACTTGACGAAGCtaaattattattactattgtaaTATTAATTCATATATTATAACAATAACTACCATCAAGTACGAAAAGAGTAATCACCATATAAGTTCAAATAGGAAAAATAATTAGCACATATTTcatacaaccccgaacaataataagagtattaggatcggtagaattgTGTTACATTGAAATTTGGCCCAGGTCGCTCAAAACAATAACTGTTAAACTCAAGGTACGACAATATGATACGACTTGTCATTCTTATTATTCAATACGGAAATATATATAGGAGTACATAGCTTGTAGGGCAAGGTAAGATAACCTAAGCCCATATAGGAACGACATATTACTTAGGAATACAGACGGGCCTCGTTACCCCCCCTCAAGATGGAGCATACGGATTGTAAATGCCCAACTTGGAGGTTAGTGAAACAAACTGAGACACACCTAAAGCTTTAGTAAGTACATCGGCCAACTGAACATTAGTTCGAACAAACGATGGTGCGATGAGACCATCAGTCATAGCATCACGCACAAAATGACAATCGatttcaatgtgtttagtacgCTCATGGAAAACTGGATTTTTAGCGATGTGCAAGGCAGATTGATTGTCACAAAAAATAGGCACGGCAGCGGAACGTGCAACTCCCAGGTCGCTTAGTAACCCAATTAACCATTTTATCTCGCAAGTGATGGCTGCCATCGCACGGTACTCGGCTTCAGTGGACGAGAGAGATACAGTGTGTTGTTTCTTAGTCTTCCATGACACAATGGACGACCCTAAGAACACAACCCATCCGGTGAGAAAACGTCGAGAGAGAGGACACGTACCCCAATCAGAGTCACACCATCTTTCGAGGTGTAGGTCAGTATTAGAACGAAGTAAAATACCTTGTCCCGGTGTACCTTTAAGATAACGGACTACTCGAAGGGCAGCTTCCCAGTGAGCTTGGCGTGGCTGATTCATATATTGAGACAACACATGAACGACATACGTAAGATCGGGCCGAGTCACAGACAAGTATACCAAACGACCCACCAGGCGTCGATAAGACTCGGGATTATCAAGCAATGCGCTCGTAGTGACAGACAGACGATGGTTTTGTTCAATTGGAGTGGAGGCCGGCTTACTGCCGAGGTAACCAACTTCAGCAACGACATCTAGCGCGTATTTGCGCTGACAGAGAAAAATACCATCGGGGTTCCGTGCTACTTCGATACCCAGAAAGTACTTGAGGTCACCTAAATCTTTCATGTGGAAACATGAATTAAGGTATTTCTTGAAATTAGTAACCGCAGCAAGGTCATTTCCCGACACAATAAGGTCGTCGACATAAATTAAGACATTCATTTGCACTCTCCCCTTAACCAAAGTGAACAATGAATAGTCATAATAGCTCTGTTTGAACCCATATTCCTTCAATGCTACACCCAGCTTAGCAAACCAACATCGCGGTGCTTGCTTAAGCCCATACAAAGATTTACGAAGTCGACACACCATACCTGGCACAAGAGAGCGAAAGCCTGGTGGTAACCTCATATACACTTCTTCGTTGAGGTCCCCATGCAGGAACGCATTATGAACATCCATCTGCTGAAGTATCCAGTTGCGAGAGGCGGCCACAGCTAGAAAAGTACGCACTGTACTCATTTTTACCACAGGAGCGAATGTTTCCTCGTAATCCACACCTTCGTCGATGGTTACCAAATACAACTAGACGAGCCTTCACCTTTCAATTGTAGAATCGgatttgtactttattttataCAACCACTTATCGCAAGGGCTTTCTTGCCCGGCGGGCAATGGTTCCAAGGTCCATGTACCATTTTTAATTAAGGCATTCATTTCAGTTTCCATCGCCTTGCGCCACCCTTCGTCTTTCACAGCTTCTTTAAACGATCGTGGCTCTTTATTAGAAGTAATAGCAGCTAAATAAGCACGATACTCCAGTGAGAATTTATTACTATTTACATAATTAACTAAAGGATATGGCATACCTGAGAGAGGCGATGTAACGGTGACTTGCAAGGCGTCGGACGGACTGTTTGCATTGGTGCTCTCAAGAACATAATCACGTAAATTTTTATTTGGAATCTTCGTACGGTGCCCGCGTCCCAACACGGTTTCATGTGACGACGGGTCAGCTGTCGTGGCACCACAGCCCTCATTCCCATGGCTCCCTTCACCCGTTTCTCCATTCTCGACATTTTCAACAGAGGGCTCATCATCCCCCCCTGAACTCGCCAGTGGGTTCTCTGTGTCGTGGGTTGGGGCTGCGGTATCACTGTCCATACTCTCCCAATCCACCACATAGTCAGAGGAAGGAGCAATAGGGTTTGGCGAGGAGGGCGCGGGAAGACGAAACGGAAATTGATCTTCATAAAACTTCACATCACGAGACACAAAGAAGACTTTACTCTCGAGATCATATAGGTACCAACCTTTCTTTCCCGAAGGGTACCCCATAAAAGCACACTTACGACTTCGACTGGCAAATTTGTCACCTTTTGATTTTTGGTTATGAGCAAAGCATAACGAACCAAATACTTTGAGGCGTTCAAAAGGCGGTGGTGAGCCAAACAGAACTTCATATGGAGTTATACCTCCAATTAATACAGACGGGGTACGGTTTATCAGATGAGCTGCGGCCAAGGCACATTCACCCCAGAATTCTAATGGAAGATGAGCTTGGAACCGAAGGGCACGTGCTACATTAAGGATATGTTGATGCTTCCGTTCTACTCTGCCATTTTGTTGGGGCGTCCCAACACAAGACGATTGGAACAAGATGCCCTGTTTACTGAAATATGATTGGAGACAATTAAATTCTGTACCATTGTCACTACGGACTATTTTAATGACCAAGGAGAATTGCCGGAGGGCCATTGCTGAAAATTCCATAAATTTTTCATAAACTTCCGTTTTATTGCGTAACAAATATATCCATACGCCACGTGAAAAATCGTCAACAAGAGTTAAGAAATAACGCGCAACACAGGTAGATGGCGGGTCATATGGCCCCCATAAATCACAATGGATGAGCTCAAAAATTCGACTACTTTTATTATTACTCAACGGGAAACTATTACGAACATGCTTAGCACGATGACACACTTCACATGGTTGTGTCACATAATTCTTATTATTACGCAAAAAAGGAAGTAATTTGACTACTTTTTCAGATGGATGGCCCAACCTACTATGCCATAAATTAACTGAGTCTTCAACATCTACCGAACCCGTGATTATTTGTTCTTTATCGAGATAGTACATCCGTCAACCTGTCGCCCGCTCCAATCGCCGCTCTCGTATGACGGTCTGTATAGTGCAATTATGTGCATTAGTAACAATTTCACAATTAAGACTATCACTTAGTTGCGATACGGAAATTAAATTGCAACACAAATTTGGTACATATAAGACGGGATATAGAGAGATGGTGGATGTAAGTACTGCACGACCGACTTGGGAGGCATGGATTTGCGTGCCATCCGGCAAGCCAACAACACGAGTGGGAACCTTTTGTATGTCTGTCAAGATTTTTAAATTGCCCATAACATGATGCGAGCAACCCGTGTCAATGAGCCACTTACCTGAGAAATTGTGATTAGCAGCTGCATAAACCGTCACATTTTCTTCTGTTTTTCCATTGACGGCAGCAGCAACAACATCGTCTGCCTCTCCCTTGCTTGCTTCACCACGACCACCACGACTGTTACCACCACCACGTCCAGTCCCACCACGACTGGTACTACCACCACGACCATTACCACCCTTATACGGTTTCTTAATGCCTTTCAAATCATACCACCAGTCCGGTAATTCATCAAGAAGATCGAAACACATGCTACGGTTATGCCCTTTCCGATTACAGTTGGAACAAGTCAAAGCCTGACGCTCGGTACGAGACATTTGAGAAGGATCTTTTGGGACAGACGGACGTGGACTGGTAGCATTACGGACAGCAAACGAAGACACTTCGCTGACTGGTGCAGGAGGTTGATTAACACCCCGTACTCGTTCCTCCTGTGACAACAAATTAAATGCCCTATGCAAAGTAGGCAGAGGGGTTTGAGACAAAAGAAAGGACCGTAGGGTGGCATAGACAGGCAATAAGCCGAGCAAGAATTGATGCAAGTGATCGGAGTCACGACGTTCACCGTATTGTGTGGCAATATTACAATCGCACTTACGACACGTACAAGTAATAAGGGGCTGTAGTTTATCGAGCTCGTCCCATAATTGACACAAACGACCATAATAAGCAGCTATACTCATCGACTCCGTTTGGCGACACTCATAAATATCCGATTTAAGCTGTTGAATTTTTGGTCCATCGATGATGCTAAAACGCTCATGGAGGGCATCCCATAGGCGTTTTGCATCTTCGTAATTAGGGAGAAAGCTTTTTACCTCGGGAGTGATGGTGTTTAGAAGCCAGGACACAAGGAGCGAATGAAGCGTCTCCCAATCAGCAGCAGTACACGGTGGTTGAGGCTCGTTAATTGTCCCGTTGAGGAACACGTACTTAGGACGTGCTTTTAACGCTGTACGGACAGCATACGTCCATTCATCGAAGTTGGTGAGATCGAGACGAACGTCAGTGATATGGTCCCCGGGTTTATCGTTTTGGCCGACAAAGTATGGAGAGGAGGGGTCGATTTTTGTGGTTCCGGATGTTTCGGATTTCCCGTCGCAGTCAACCATGGCGAGAGAGAAATTAGGGTTAATGATCTTTATTGTGTTTTAGGAAAGCTGATACCATGTTAAACTCAAGGTATGACAATATGATACGACTTGTCATTCTTATTATTCAATACGGAAATATATATAGGAGTACATAGCTTGTAGGGCAAGGTAAGATAACCTAAGCCCATATAGGAACGACATATTACTTAGGAATACAGACGGGCCTCGTTAATAACCCATAAGCTCCACAATAGAGAAGACACAGACAGAGGTTGGCTATAAGCACTCAGTCGATGGTCATGACGGATGTTGATCCGATAAAGGGGTTGGTCATTGCCAATAATAATGGTGACTCATGCATATTAAAGTGATTGATGGTAATATAGAGGCATTAAACCTCACAAAGAGAGGAACGCAAATAGCAGAGGTTGTattgcaattggttttgttaAATAGAACAAGATGGGGTTAAAAACTCTAATAATATTACGAAAGTTAATAAAAGACTATTTTtaaattaataaattttaaaagGAAATACGTAGTAACAAATATAAAATCCTCATAATATATGGTACATAGTTTACCCCAACCCAGAAATAGGAATTGCACGCAACCAATCAAAGGAGCGGGCACCCTGTTGAGACTTCCATAATGTCACATGTTGCGGAGTCCAGGAGAAAACAAAGTCTGATGTAGCAGCAACCTTCGTGAAAtatatatctgccaatttctCCATAAATTTAGGGGCAGAGATTCACTAGGATTGCGTAGAAGATCGGAACCTATGGTCTCATTAAAAACGCGCAAAGCATCATCAAAAATAAGGCCATCGACAATGATACTAGAAGGACGTAGGAGCTTAGCCTAGTAGATTGCAAACGGGGTGCCAGAAAGGCATAATGTAGGACATCCCCAACAGCATAAACCCAAAGCCCACTAAAATGAAAAAGGGAAGGTGGCAAgccgccactgccaatccccaaaaccaggCACAGACGCAATGACagtacgttccaagctagaacgaagtGCCGCATCAAAAGAAATCTGGATGatgcgtgcatattatatagactttttgtaccgtatttgcacgccgcatttctatgcatatttagtagcatttagttacaaatgtcgcctgaatagtctactttgatttgtcttgtattatttgcaggtatgaaccggagaggagcataatcaagttTAAAACCTGTCCCTATGCATAcatttaggatatgagttgagtcggagcttggaaactactatttggtgatgcgcgtagaagtaaagaagctaggcgagcaaaataagagtttcaaattactagtgcctactttgaagagccatatctcgagttctacaactgatattcaagtgattccaattggatatgaaatcttatcttcttagctttccaactccgtGAAAATCGCTTTATtccgacaagtaacgaagaaatggcggccgtttgaagttcagtgcgcgaaggaggaattacgcgctgaaaccactcgatcgagtactttagtgctcgatcgagtactttttgtgttcgatcgagtactttaaatcTCTCAATCGACTACCTTGATTCttactgtactcgatcgagtactttagtgttcgatcgagagcttttgaggaaaaaatactcgatcgaccaactttatgttgctcgatcgagcaaaccaaGTCTGACGCGCAGGATTTATGTCGAGACTTATTATATTTAgctatattatattattagataATAAAATATCTTACTATATAAGAGATAAACATTCATTAGGTTAAGGGTTCGAAACTTTTCACTACTTGAACCTCTAttacgttgctttgttcttctTATTCCGGATCTATACTTGTAATTATTTTCTCCTTTCTCTCCTTTCTCTTTAGTTAATTTAAACTTTGGAATTCCCTTAATTGTTTTCCTCTTTATTCCCTCCTTAATCTCTtatcttaattagtttaattgttatttcaatttaatcattatgtttagtttagttatcgctatcgttattgttaatttcattataattattatgagtagctaattcccttgctAGGATTTAGTGTAATCAATGAATTGATGATAGTTGCTAaataggtttgcagatctgttgttgttatcatgtctttgttgttataagTAGCATTTAATGATGATATGACGGTTAATGCGCATGATTGTTCTAGTTGTTTTTGGCAAActctgacctagatcggaagattggaaggagtgagacccgctacattctttaggatactctaatgaggacggaagctaaaatagtagtattttagggcgaatagagGACCGGAAGGATGTATTCacaaccccttagactgatacatgcgaccgatctgtgaccttaattGCGACTATTtaacgttcattgatgaaccgacaatcctagtctCTTTCTTTTACTACTAGACTCTTTATTTATCGTTGTTTTAGTTTAGTttccaatcaaaacccccaatcgtGACACCGACAGACTTAGATTAGCAAGTAGATAGcaacatagcctccctgtggattcgaccccgacttccctagctgcattagttagagaccccttgggtttatctttgatagggttgcggcagcctcatcaaattttggcgccgttgccggggaggcgaccctttttacttgctttatttttgtttgtctttagcctcaaggaatttattccttgcggcagttcttattttattttctagtgttgttttgataggtcctactgGTCTAGCTGAACAGGATTATTGGgagaagatcatcaaagggaaggcttgagtacctttgatcttccatcTATGTTCAATCCCATTGCGCAACAGGCGGCATTTTgtaagagatgtggtgctgcggggcacgATGCTGTTACTTGTTATGCGGAGAATGACCGAGTCTATGCCTATCGGCTGTATAGACAAGGTCGTTATGGTTCTCAAAGTGGGGGTTACCCAAACTATTCTCCACTTCCGCCGCAGAATTactatgtgccgccacatccgattCAGcagcaaggctttcaaaagccttcaTTTTCTTTTCCGCCGCAGCAGGTTCCTCCCTCTACTATCAACAaggaagagattgctgaattgaagtctttAGTGAAGATGCTTGTACTTcaagtgcaagaatatgataAATCTAGAGAAGCTTATTTCAAGGaatttgagtctcaaatagctcaattagctgGCGATTTGGATTTCAGGCACTCAGAGACGGTATATGCTATCTGTACCAAAAGCGGTCTCTCCTATGAAGGAGTTGAGTTGCCTATTGACgatgatgatatgtatgacttGGAATTCGAAGATTTAGTTGAAAATGAAGCATCCTACGAAGACTTCTGCATTGTACAGCAACAAAAATTCGATCGAACTAGCTACAGTGTTCGATCGAAAGAACTATATGAGGGAGAGCTCGATCTAACAAAATTCAAcattcgatcgaacagtttgTACGAGGAAAACCTCGATCGAACTAAtgcaagtgttcgatcgagcagttttggcgAGGAAACATCTCGATCGTGTATTGTTCTCTCTCGATCGAATTATTTGGTTATGGACAGCGTTGATTTGTCATTTACGCCTATCCCGGATGACGATAAGAAGGTAATTGAAGACCAATACTATACAATTGAAGGTAATGCTATTCCTTTTATTGATCCCGATGGGGTTCCTTCTAATCCTTCCGTTAAATCATATATTGCTGTTGATTTgacgcctccgccccagtttgggagcaagttggaggaatatCGTTTTGTTTCTTCTTACACAGGTCTTGACAGGTTAGAAGACCGGGGAGGAGGATTTGAAGATTCCATCCCACGTAGGAAGAAGGCGCGAGAGAAGGGCAAAAATGGCGGAGCCCATGATGCTGTAAAGAGCCGCTGTTCTTCTGATGCTTTGCTGTGGAGGCCAATAGTGAAAATCATGGATGCTGAAGGGACTGCGTTCAGTCATAAGCCTTGTTGTGGGCCATTAATTTTTGTTGGTGGATGACGAAAGAAGGTCGAGCtaggacctatctgaaactagcgctgaccaggaggcaacccggatttTTATGCTTAGTTGGATTTTTCAAACATTTTAGTTTTTATTGCGTGTTTAATAAATAGTTTTATCGACTATAGATTGCGGAACATTTTAGATTTGGTTTTGGTAGTATTTTTGGGGCGCTATTTGCGTAATTGCAAGTACACCTGCATTCTTTTCGCGAATTGAGTTGCTCCGGTGCTGCTAGctacgacctcccatgttgctggctggtttggggaggtctctcCTTTTGTCACGCTATTTTGTGAGTTTCTTAGCTCTTTATATCCTTcatttcctttagtttgcattttcctttTCCCCATTAGCTGCTGTTGTTAGCTGTTGAGTACAATGaaggcattgtacagtttggtttggggagggtatatgcatccatatccgtgtctgcatattgtttttattgcatttctgttatcaggtttaatttttgtatgcattgttatttattcccataaaaattaaaaatttttcgaaaaattcaaaaaaaaaaaatcatgtttcttttagcatataggttgagtcggaacggtagtttttcaatgatgaaattgcactacatttagtcaatttgcctaagccttgcaatTTTGGCATCTCTTAGCATagtcatttgcataatctacgagtttatgtttaaaatttagctgaacgaatagacttgacctgagatttttggcaacctacttataatttctaaggatttagagccgtataaactgatgacatctatgaccagtttcatgtaggattgtgagtagttactccttgcataacatgtaacattaatttgcataagtatgaaattcaatttctttttatctgcatacattcgggttagtggccgGTGTCACATGTAGGAGAGTGCTTACATACCCCTTTATTTCATTActacccattaactccacattagccaaattcgcctttttgacccttaactacatccaaatttagcctgccttgtcaagctagtttagtgtttgTTTTTGCGGGTATATTGCTTATTGTGTCAAATTTGGTTTGCACTGTAAAGTTGGGAGTGGTAGTTTTGGAAAAGGAGAATGTGAAAAAAAAaggttgaaaaaaaaagaagaaaaaaacaaaaaaaaccaatgaggaaagaaagaaaaaaaatgaaaaagagttTGAATACTATCGGTTTTGCTCCTATGCTCTCATTTTATCTCATGAGGAGTTGTTATTATTTGGTTTAGTGAGTTTTTATGCCGCATTAAGGGCATTGTgttcagttttggagttggtttAGAAGTGGATGCTGTAAAATTGgtttgtttaggtgctagcttggcttttacctccacattcccaaaatgttttgccccttcttacccattacctcacttccCATATTTTGTAAGCACTCGGCATGTGATAGGGCCTCGTTGGATGGAGTGTaagtgtacggtagttagaattgtttatcatattagattgcatgcatgtttatgtaggtcgtagtttaggtgaacaactatatttttctttctctcttacatctATATGTTTACCCTTTACTTTATTGAGAgagagagtgacccgtgagagtcaaattttgaaagtcttgcaaggtcgatggttcagctATTTTCATAAACatcttcataactcgtttgcatctgATATTGTTGCTGTCTGGTTAATTTATTGCATTAAACTAGTTtaggtggacgatttgtagctagctctgagtttcactccgttccattagttagttgcatatagtttgcttggggacaagcaaatgtttggtttggggaagtttgatgcgtgcattttatatagactttttgtaccatatttgcacgcatttttatgcatatttagtagcatttagctacaaatgtccccctaatagtctactttggtttgtcttgtattatttgcaggtatgaaccggagaggagcataaCCAAGCTTAAAACCTGTCCCTATGCAtacatttaggagatgagttgagtcggagcttggaaactactatttggtgatgcgcatagaagtaaagaagctaggcgagcaaaataagagcttcaaattactagtgcctactttgaagagccatatctcgagttctacaactgatattcaagtgattccaattggagatgaaagcttatcttcttagctttccaactccgtAAAAATCGCTTTATTCCTagaagtaacgaagaaatggcggccgtttgaagtccAGTGTGCGAagtaggaattacgcgctgaaaccactcggtcgagtactttagtgctcgatcgagtactttttgtgttcgatcgagtactttaaatctctcgatcgactaccttgattcttactgtactcgatcgagtgctttagtgttcgatcgagagcttttgaggaaaaaatactcgatcgaccaactttatgttgctcgatcgagcaaaaccaaggCTGACGCGCATGATTTATGTCGAGACTTATTATATTTAgctatattatattattagataATAAAATCTCttactatataagagaaaaacaTTCATTAGGTTAAGGGTTTGGAACTTTTCACTACTTGAACCTCTATTACGTTGCTTTGTTTTTCTTATTCCGGATCTATACTTGTAATTCTTTACTCCTTTCTCTCCTTTCTCTTTAGTTAATTTAAACTTTGGATTTCCCTTAATTGTTTTCCTCTTTATTCTCTCCTTACTCTCTtatcttaattagtttaattgttatttcaatttaatcattatgtttagtttagttatcactatcgttattgttaatttcattataattattatgagtagctaattcccttactAGGATTTAGTGGAATCAATGAATTGAGGATAGTTGCTAaataggtttgcagatctgttgttgttatcatgtctttgttgttataagTAGCATTTAATGATGATTAGACGGTTAATGCGCATAATTGTTCTAGttgttgtggacatgggccacaggccggtctgtggatttgggccacctaccgatctgcggtcacgggccacctgcagccaagccaaactgtggacatgcagcggtcttttgaaagccacgctcggcggcgtaaaaatgctttcgaccggatcgttttagatcggtcggtttcgtctcggtaaaggtctcgaaacgattagagatgttcggagtcgccaccaagcatttgtgggattcttggaacccgttcaaatccactttatacctaggtcaatcaaggcaaaaagcggtgtttgacataggtactaaagataaggactcgtcccccttttagcattctatgcataaaatgactctcgtgcgccctggataaggccatccactatccaaaggttctgagtaaggggtgagggtatgtattgggaagccctttaatcggacacccaatcccgcccgcgttagcggcctctactagtCGATCGTgattgtttaagtgcaagagttgataaaacggtttaaatgcatgaatgcgcatccaaaagttttaacctaacatgtgagaatttccttagtcggttgtttatgcatgtaccaagaaattggtgtcaaattTGGATTTAGATtggtttgcatgtgaaaacggaaattaaacatctatttaccaaaatcggattatgatgcttaacatgatccattgttttgaaaaagggtgtcaaatgacaaagtgtaaaaacacgtaaacttgtcaatctgatccgtcatgtattcggattaaccgtaatcgggatcgtcctagacaagtatcaaaatgggacagaacagtgccaggcagccctgttaaggcgcgagcctattggcgagataaagggctctgccctggttttgaaagatggaaacagacggccgcttggggcgcgagccatgagccgacctaagggggcgtctcctggttcttgaaaagTTTATTTAagaccgtatttatgatgaaagatttgcaaatgttgtttgcatgactcggaataattactattgtgttagtaatattcgttgtcggatttgcatatttgaaaagtatagtttacaaataaaaatgtaaaatgtttgatttgaactaatcatgttaagttcatttctttgtaattagtcaagtttgtcatcgtactcggattaaaccgacatggtataaagaaccaaggatgattatggattatgactaatatgtttacaagtgtaaataaatgagaaaaatggtaaataaaga contains the following coding sequences:
- the LOC141652218 gene encoding uncharacterized protein LOC141652218, giving the protein MFNPIAQQAAFCKRCGAAGHDAVTCYAENDRVYAYRLYRQGRYGSQSGGYPNYSPLPPQNYYVPPHPIQQQGFQKPSFSFPPQQVPPSTINKEEIAELKSLVKMLVLQVQEYDKSREAYFKEFESQIAQLAGDLDFRHSETVYAICTKSGLSYEGVELPIDDDDMYDLEFEDLVENEASYEDFCIVQQQKFDRTSYSVRSKELYEGELDLTKFNIRSNSLYEENLDRTNASVRSSSFGEETSRSCIVLSRSNYLVMDSVDLSFTPIPDDDKKVIEDQYYTIEGNAIPFIDPDGVPSNPSVKSYIAVDLTPPPQFGSKLEEYRFVSSYTGLDRLEDRGGGFEDSIPRRKKAREKGKNGGAHDAVKSRCSSDALLWRPIVKIMDAEGTAFSHKPCCGPLIFVGG